One window of Thermococcus sp. genomic DNA carries:
- a CDS encoding sulfite exporter TauE/SafE family protein: MLEYLADFLLGLGIGLIAGLFGVGGGFLIVPALTILGLPIHVAIGTSLACIVLSSLSAAVTHIRRGTVLYRVVAIKEVFSVPAALMGAYASSLLPEDALKAIFILLLLYLSFKMWRDETAADLGGGELKTLRISAVGILSGLISGLLGISGGILNVPLFHAYVRIPMKYAVGTSSLALFFTALAASFGHYRLGQVDIHTALLLAPGLLVGARIGALLVHRAHPRHLRKAFSVILVAVALRMLL; encoded by the coding sequence ATGCTGGAGTACCTCGCGGACTTCCTCCTGGGTCTTGGCATCGGTCTAATAGCCGGCCTCTTCGGGGTCGGTGGGGGGTTTCTCATCGTTCCGGCCCTCACCATACTGGGCCTTCCCATACACGTGGCCATCGGAACTAGTCTAGCGTGCATAGTTCTCAGTTCTCTCTCAGCCGCGGTTACCCATATAAGGCGGGGAACAGTTCTCTACCGTGTTGTTGCCATTAAGGAAGTGTTCTCGGTCCCTGCCGCCTTAATGGGTGCGTACGCTTCCTCACTGCTCCCGGAGGATGCTCTCAAGGCCATATTTATACTGCTCCTCCTGTACCTCTCGTTTAAAATGTGGAGGGACGAAACCGCCGCCGACCTTGGGGGAGGGGAACTCAAAACCCTCCGGATTTCGGCAGTGGGGATTCTCTCCGGGTTGATCTCCGGACTGCTGGGAATCAGCGGGGGCATTTTAAACGTCCCTCTCTTCCATGCCTACGTCAGGATTCCCATGAAATACGCCGTTGGGACCTCAAGTCTCGCCCTTTTCTTCACCGCCCTCGCAGCCTCTTTCGGTCACTACCGCCTCGGGCAGGTCGATATACACACGGCTCTTCTTCTTGCACCTGGCCTTCTTGTGGGGGCCAGAATCGGTGCCCTTCTGGTCCACAGAGCCCACCCCAGGCACCTTCGGAAGGCATTTTCCGTTATATTGGTGGCCGTAGCACTCAGAATGCTCCTTTAG